A genomic stretch from Astatotilapia calliptera chromosome 4, fAstCal1.2, whole genome shotgun sequence includes:
- the arf2a gene encoding ARF GTPase 2a, translating to MGNFASLFSKLFGKKEMRILMVGLDAAGKTTILYKLKLGEIVTTIPTIGFNVETVEYKNISFTVWDVGGQDKIRPLWRHYFQNTQGLIFVVDSNDRERVGEAKEELMRMLAEDELRDAVLLVFANKQDLPNAMNAAELTDKLALHSLRHRNWYIQATCATTGDGLYEGLDWLSSQLRNAK from the exons ATGGGAAATTTTGCTAGCCTTTTTAGTAAATTGTTTGGAAAGAAGGAGATGAGGATCCTGATGGTAGGACTGGATGCTGCTGGAAAGACCACCATCTTGTACAAGCTCAAACTGGGAGAAATTGTTACCACAATCCCTACCATTG GTTTTAACGTTGAGACGGTAGAATACAAAAACATCAGTTTTACAGTGTGGGATGTCGGCGGTCAGGACAAGATCAGGCCGCTTTGGAGGCATTACTTCCAAAACACACAAG GCCTCATCTTTGTAGTGGACAGTAATGACAGAGAGCGAGTGGGTGAGGCGAAGGAGGAGCTGATGCGAATGCTGGCTGAGGATGAGCTGAGAGATGCCGTGTTGCTCGTGTTTGCAAATAAACAG GACCTGCCCAACGCCATGAATGCAGCTGAGCTTACAGACAAACTGGCCCTGCACTCCCTGCGTCACCGTAACTGGTATATCCAGGCCACATGTGCTACTACTGGAGACGGTCTCTACGAGGGTCTGGACTGGCTTTCAAGCCAGTTAAGGAACGCAAAATGA
- the wnt9b gene encoding protein Wnt-9b: MRSRLPRTACLLRIIALCILLSHTAAYFGLTGREPLVFLPAPFSNEAPSGKAHLKQCEQMTLTRRQKRLCRREPGLAETLRESVRLSLLECRYQFRNERWNCSMDGRGSLLKRAFKETAFLLAVSSAALTHALAKACSSGRMERCTCDDSPGIQHREAWQWGVCGDNLKYSTKFLKKFLGQKRVSKDLRALVDAHNINVGIRAVKSGLKTTCKCHGVSGSCAVRTCWKQLSPFHDTGRLLKYRYDTAVRVLSVTNAATGETELASPRRQGQSLRTTDLVYLEDSPSFCRPSRYSPGTGGRSCAKDTSCQSLCCGRGYNTAMRLTSLSCHCQVRWCCHVECQTCVREEEVYTCKNA; this comes from the exons ATGCGCTCCAGGCTCCCGAGGACCGCCTGCCTATTGCGAATCATTGCACTCTGCATCCTTCTGTCGCACACTGCAGCTTATTTTGG ACTGACAGGTCGGGAACCTCTGGTGTTTTTACCAGCTCCGTTTTCCAATGAAGCTCCATCAGGAAAGGCCCACCTGAAGCAGTGCGAACAAATGACTCTGACGAGGAGACAGAAGAGACTCTGTCGCAGGGAGCCGGGCTTAGCCGAGACGCTTCGGGAGTCGGTGCGCCTCAGCCTCCTTGAGTGTCGGTATCAGTTCAGAAACGAACGCTGGAACTGCAGCATGGATGGTCGGGGAAGTCTTCTGAAAAGAG CTTTCAAGGAGACTGCATTCCTGCTGGCTGTGTCCTCTGCAGCACTGACCCATGCACTTGCCAAAGCATGCAGCTCAGGTCGAATGGAGAGGTGCACTTGTGACGATTCCCCCGGGATCCAGCATCGGGAAGCGTGGCAGTGGGGGGTCTGTGGTGACAACCTGAAATACAGCACCAAGTTTCTCAAAAAGTTCCTCGGCCAAAAGAGGGTCAGCAAGGACCTGAGGGCTCTGGTGGATGCCCACAACATCAACGTTGGAATTCGG GCAGTGAAGAGCGGACTGAAAACAACCTGCAAGTGCCATGGTGTCTCCGGCTCTTGTGCTGTACGGACTTGCTGGAAGCAGCTGTCTCCTTTTCACGACACTGGACGCCTGTTGAAGTATCGATACGACACTGCTGTGCGAGTGCTGAGCGTCACCAACGCAGCCACCGGGGAGACCGAACTCGCAAGCCCCCGTCGCCAAGGTCAGAGCCTCCGGACTACCGACCTGGTCTACCTGGAAGACTCCCCCAGCTTCTGCAGGCCCTCTCGCTACTCCCCTGGTACAGGTGGCCGTTCGTGCGCCAAAGACACAAGCTGTCAGAGTCTGTGCTGCGGACGTGGTTATAACACAGCCATGCGCCTCACCAGCCTGTCTTGCCACTGCCAGGTACGCTGGTGCTGCCACGTGGAGTGTCAGACATgtgtgagagaggaggaggtatATACCTGCAAAAATGCATAG